ttgtatttgaaattttctttgtgcaagtaaaaatctaatttcaaaatcttaaaatatttattatttccaaggctcgcaaacaaacagctcgcCTGATGATACcaataaaaaacatttagaagcaaacgggttgtataatgtgaaagaacaactttttttctttatatatgaacagttatagtgctattattttagtcatttaatgataaattttaagtaggtatttgaaaaattttccaagagtaTGCCCGTATTGGATAAATCGATAGGAACGTTATCAAATCGCTAACTTTAAAAacaatggaaatagtgggagggcctaggggaatgagTGAAGGTTAAATTTcctttgtattttgaagctcaaactatttagcaatatttataatttttgcccctaaatgtaggcagcatcatagttcttttttcgattataaatgtttttaaaattaaacgttaaaaatcaaggtttaattgataaactagcatttataaatattatgaaagttttttgtaccttttatgatcaagaaaactcgttaaaaccatcagaatagagactgatcaatgtcaccccaaagcaacTACAAATTTCCGCTtccgttcataggagtccagtactggtttttaatatataaaacatgccacattccccttaacagaaaaaataattgaaatttatagaaaaaagtgatcaatcttaccccggattacggtagtAGGTATTTATCGTTTGGTTCAATTTGTGTCAGTTCCGGAACCAGAATTCCGCGTTTAGTCGGGTTCGATATTTTGTATTTGTTGCGAGATATGCGGAAAATCCAGGCTCATATAGATAAGTTGTGGAAAAAGGcagaaaaataagttttcctTAGTTCAACTTTATATCaaggaatacaaaaaaaaatgttaatgttcGGATGACATCTTCGaggttatttctgattgaatgcttcttaAGTTTGGAAAGTTGTCCAGGTTGCGCTTTTTGAGCGATTCtgtccaaaatttgatttttcacttgaagGCCATGATTTTGCCGATTGAATCAAAGATTGTTATTCCTTTCCCTTGCATCAAAAGACTCAGGTCATtcatgttatgaaaaatatcagTCAAATGAGCGAACCTAATGAGCTACTACTGATCATCTTTCAATTCGACCCCCaatgcaaaatttattgttgctcAAAAACGTTCTCACTTCTTATCTTAATTCGAACAAGCGTGACAACGTTTTTCCACGAGATAACCAGTGAACTCCGGAATGTTGGCTACCCATCTTATCGCACAACGCCTTGAATGTTTCAATCGAACCttaataaagttgattttttacgctttcgtccaagacttctttcaaagatgatgatagTTTCTTCATAGCGAGTGAATGTCGATACTACCGCAACCTTTGGAATTTTCTCTGATCTTAGCATCGACTCCAACAATATTTCAAACCATAGTTTTCGCACCGTTCATACATACATCAATTGGGTCTAATTTGTACATGAATTGGACCACAGAAATTAGATCCAACCCAGTGAAAACACTGGCAAccccactcgtgttccattaactgtcaaacacGGTTTAGAACTCCGTCAAATTGGATcctaatttcatcaattttggatCAACCCTTATACCGGTTCTAAAATAAATCGGGGTCTAAATCGGCTGTTTGgatcacggatacaggtgctcttagtCGCCAGTGATAACAAAGTAAACCGAATTTACCCGCTTGTACTATGCCctgtgaatattttgttcttctgcttcaataaaaatacaacGATTTTCGTTGCCTACGTCGCGAGCACTTCCAGAAGCTTCCGAAGCTTCGATCTGAAAACCGGTTAAcactaggattggtcgatcttggatcgaccCTTggtagatcgatcttttcaactccgattttcgattttttggatcgatttttcggccaggaaaaaatcgattttcgattcgatctttcgatctttttttcttatttagggaaaataagagcataatggccaccttaaggaggacgcttattcaaccatagaaaacagctataacatgtgagttacatcattttttttcaaacactaaaaaagtaaatttcctaactggatgaaacttgaaaatagtagatataaacgtttaaaattgcattttaattttttgtgccGAAATCTGGAAATCAGTCTCTGTagaggcagtataagcaccatcaatcggggaacgatgtgcgttttctgccgttgaatctagcagcgaatttaatatgatgaagtcaactgaattatagagctgcAGTTtaactagtttacatctgagggtttacctattggtaaggtgtcggagataatcagaaaactcgagttcgattcctggtcgagccgaatttttttttcattgagtaataatgatcagtttaaaaaaaatttaaattcatttcattaCAATTTAGAAACTTATTTCCAAATCTAGTGAATTAGGTGCAGCATGGGGTTTGTGATtgattagaatttaaaaaattgctagATTTAGCTTATCTTAAGAAATAAAaccgattttccaaaaattacttttttcaaaaatataaataaatgtgaTTCTTGTTTTTTCCGCATATTTTGTTCGATACCTCacattaacattaaaaaatctcaataaaaattgAGATCCTTGAAATAATTTCTATTAAACTCTAAAATATTTATTGCCATAACATTACTTAGAAATATCaaagcgtttccgagatattcgGATTTTTactagtgttgttttaaaacactaaCTCCGGTTCGCCTTACATAAAAgcgcttgaatttttttcctttccataTGTAGAAAGATTATACAAATTTTGCgccatttttgcatatttttaataaaaagcagtTCCCTCTTGTTAcaaatggaaaagatcgattaatcggagatcgatctacaagctccgattttttagatggatcgatcccagaaccgttcatctgaatcgatcttggagatcgatctttttccgaagatcgaacaatcctagttaACACATTCATGCCCTTCTCAGGTCTAACTAAATGTTAAATGTTAGAACTAAATGATAGATAGAAACAACTAAatgaaatctaagaaaacattaagtgttccgattttcacatattgggcGCGAAGCAAAACCTGTTTTTGAgagacaaaacagcttaacctcaataaatcGTCAGCTCAATCAAGCTATTCAGCTCAATCCAGTTGAACTTCACCTCACTACAAGGTAAGATCTACCTAGAGGTAGAAGTTATCTTTTTGGCTTCCACGAGCGTTAACCTTGCTATATCAGTAAATTTCACTCCATGTATTTTCCATGTACTTATTATTGTTTCAGTAATATGAAgctttgcaaaaatcaaattctaacAACTTTTACAGAACTGATTAGATAACATCATAAGGATTTCTGACATCGCTTAGTAAAGTTCTTAAGTGTTTGATATTGAAGATAATATCtatttttgaactttgttgaagacttcaGAGCGCGTTGACTTATGCTCTGAAAATATCTAAGattaattttggtttaaaattacgTCAAAACTCCCGTTTTTACATAacgggaaaaaataaacaaaatgaaaacttctacaacttttttcgcagaagtcaaaatcaTATGCAGTCTTCAAGTAGGtttatgattaatttaaaacaaaaacttgtgaaggtttttttttttttttccacggaattcaaaattcgataattttagtttttttaatgtaacaaAGTCTAAAGAAAACGATAAAAGTTATATCAATCGGCGACCGGATGTTTCCAGAAGGAGTAGCCACCGAAAATAGTGCATAAATATAGAGTTACTAGAGCCAAGTGTAAACTATACCTGTACGAGGGACAAATTTAATGGAAGATGAAATTACTTCAATTGTCCTGCGAATGGAAGTTGAGTGGATATGCTGTTTTGATTTAGTGAAGAAATTTGAGGTAAGATTTCGAAGTGCAACACCCGGCCGAATTAGCATGGTATATCCAGTGGTGTTTGTTGGCTGATGAAGGTTTCGGTAAACGACGATTCATAGATGAGTATAAACCAAATGCAACAGAAATGGTTAGATTGTATcactatttttttcttggaataaCTAAATGATTTATCAActataaaatgtaaaatagcttaactctattaaagGGGATTCGTGGGGGGTTGGATAGGTCATCAAACGAACgaaaaactgatatacaatggattgtgggttcaagccagccggagtatctccgCGAATTTGGAATCATGAGACGGATACTATGGTTCCTTttcataattctaaatttgtttcgaacagttggaagagaGTTTGTTGAGTCAAACctatcccaaaccagtggtaacggaccccttggttgtgctgcaaataTTGTTGGTGAGTTAAGCATGGACTATATTTGAACGTGCggtcgagacttcccgtaccgactcgggtcgaaagacctatcagccactggtgggttctcatacatacatacatacaatttaaaacaaaaacttgtgAAAGTAAATTGTAGCCACTCAAGTCGTTGAGAAATTCTACAGCCAATTATGATGTTTTGTTCACTTTACTACAAAAAGTGTTAGTTAATGTTAATTAATTTATCGACATTATctgtgaaaagtgatgtcctttttagtaagaacagctttcaattatgaaatttcatagacgaatagaagaaatgaaagatggtgaaaattagTGGGTAGAATGtttttagaagcattattatcacataccaaattttttgtTCACCACGGGCTAACTACCATGAAGTgatagatacagatagagttgcatctaccacaaCAGATTAGTACAACGCCTGGCCTACTAATCTGTGGTGgaagatgcaactctatcttaTACTaccacattttcaaaggtgatggaaagtataagagaaacatgagatatcaaagaaagaaagaacataagccgtaaatataatGAGTTTATAGAATGTCTTAAAGTTTTGGTGATCTAACGGTTCAAAGGCGAAATTTCATAAACGAATTAATATATTTATAAGAACACACTGGTTTTGAATCGGGTTGTTGTCCTTAGTTCAAAGCAGGTTTAAATCGTAACTTTCAGTTCTTTAAGGAACCCCTAAAATCAggccgattgagctgaaattttccacagatcaatgatcaattttttttgggccaatctacaaattGGATATTGCCCATTTTCTGAATtcgatgatgatttttttccgattcaTCGAGTGCCTAACTGCCTCTCAGAGCCGAAGTACAAAAATCcttctttaaaaaacatgttttttttttaaatctagtgTCAATCAAACCAAACAGTATGAATATAAGGTTCCAAAAACCCCTTTaactctgagggcctcaataaTTAGCAATCGAGACTTTTGCTGATCGTTTTATGTTAAGTACTATTCGATTGACGGATCTCTTAAAGGAAGTTGATTCGGTTTCTATATGACTGATTATATTATCACACACTTTATGTGAAGGAGTGCAATAACAAGTTCAATTTAATTGATTATAGTTGGAGCTCCGAATTATCTTGAAAGTGtattcacttattttttataacACTAAAGGCAAAAAAAGGTAATGCGGAAATgatttaaattgttatttttaacgtGGTTTTTCGTCTCACGACACTCGGTCCacggcaaccgttctccaacttcaAGATTCAAATGGTATCTCCAACATATTGCATAGCCCCAACATATTGCATAGCAAGActcatatttttgcattttttgtggccTAAATCCTATCTGATTGGGATATATTCTTGATATAATGCTATCAACGGGTGAAATAATTTAGTTATGCTTGCATggactttttgttataatttgagatatttcaacatcctacgagtactaaattatatctcattttgatataaaaaattgagtatcaaaatatctcatcttgatataattttgttattctcttctgatcgggaagtTTCGGTTGCAATAGGTTCCAGTATCGAAACATCATCAGCTGTGCTTCTCCCAACGAACGGATCCGATTCAGTGAAAAATGTATCCCCTCGATGACACCTTTTTTTGGTGAAATCCAACTTTTTTACAGTCTAAGATTTCACacagtattattttacaaaaaaaaatcctatatgAAGCGTTTGAAAGGAAGCTCTACGGTTTATTCCTTGCCTTGTTCCGGTATCTTTTGTGgtatttaccacatggttggtCTGGCGTAGTCgtctctgcaatgcatgtttaaATGTAACAGAGTTACcgttggaaagaaaaaaaattaaggacgcaagattttcattttccaggatgcttactaGTTTTGGGGatgttggtaaaagaagaaTAAGAAAATGTGTGTCGATATCATATGAAATCGTAGCAGAAACGCGTAAGGCAGGTAAGTAAAGAGGAATCAATTTGCTATTTTCATTAATGTTTTCGTAGCTAAACTACACAGGTTAGTATATAAAATTGTCAACAGTATGATATTTTTTGTCTTCGTATTCTATATTTGGTTTTAATGTTTTACGTAAAAAGGTTGAATACTTTGAGAACATTTTGTACATTCTTATGATATTTCCGTTCAATAAGCAACATCAAATtgatcaacaacaacaaagtaaaaaaaaacaaattttaaggattttttaccaattttcgaCGAATTACTTTTTTTAGCACTCTCGCCGTTTGCGGTCAATAGGAACTAGGGTCAAAGTCTATAATTATACATAGTTTTCAAAACTCGTTGAAATTAGATAGGTACCATAGATTaccaaaaatatgaactttGAAAGTTCATTTCCACATTTTAACAAGCTTTATTTggattcaaacattttttcaaaatatgtcacatatcaactaaaataaaaaattaacaatatagTGTTTCCAAGCTAAATTGGTCAAAGTATGTAGATTGAAACgattgtttatgaaattttgtgacTTTCACCCAAATTTTGACATATCTTACGgggttttcttaaggagagaaaaaaatagcttttcGCTTCCATAGCCTAATTccaattgtgttttttttatttacgacaCTTTGCCATCCTAGTGGCATTCGTGTATTTccaattttatgaattcttcGACAAGAACCTAAACTAGGGTTAATATTcttgaaattcttaaaaatgtgtatgaaatttgaattaccttttttttcaattatttacctGATCCATCCCATTTCATGGCATCGAATATACTGTTGTGAAGTGAAATTAATTCATTCCGCATCTGTTCCATATGTGCAAGAGAgcatatgaaactttaagtTGCCGGTCTACAGGTAAATGATTTGTTCTGCTTTCGGTGTTGACGTTGAAGCCATAAACTTTTACACGAACAACGTCCAGTCGAGAGTGCTCGTATTGACTATAACAGTATTCATCTTCAGTATAGGCAGGTaggtatctgattttttttttacttgctcATTCGTTTTTCACTCACATTGACTTCGAAAAGTTTGCGGGAGGATATCTATTTTTGTCTGAGACAACACTTACGAGAATCTTTATCTTCTTGAGTGGGACTTATCTCAAACTTTtcaattacataaaaaaaacattcgtaaGATTTCAATCATATTGGAAATATTTGTATAAAACAAAAGATTTATTTGTCAGAATTAGAATCTCTACATCACATTTAGGTAACGTTTTGCAAACATCAACGATCCTATGCAGCCTGTTTTGGAAGAGAAAGAAATGGATAAGTAAAGATTTCAACTACCGCCGAGTGATCGCGATGAGTTTATATTTTGGAGACCCTTCTCTAAGCTGTCGGCATCACCGGCTGAAAACCTGTGCTTGGTTTCCTGGCGTCGCAAAAGATGATGACCAGCTGATTGTTTCAGAATTTGGAGGCTTTCATCTATGATTACGGCACAACTGGTATCGTCCACATGTTTCTGCATATTCTTTCCTAATACAGCCGGATTCATCTCAGCGGTTAACGATATCGAAGAAGATATGTCTTTCATTGCTTTGTCGTTTATGTTAACGTTGTGGTAGATTGATTGGTTATGTTCAAGTTGTTGTATTGCAAAGTTGGTGTTAACATTATTGATATTCTCAACTTGTTCATTTACTTTGGAGGAAATGATTGAGCCTGAATCGGTTACTTCCGTTATTGTATCTAATGGAAAACCTTTCTCGACTTCGTGGTTGAATACTGGATCAATTCccaaaattttcagaacaagATGAGGATGGGCTAGGACTACCTTTTCAAGAGTTTCAAAATCGATGACGTTTTCCGTTTGAGTTGAGCATGATATATCTTCTAGAATTTTCTGCGATAACACCGATTTTCGTCTATACATCTGATCTGAGAAGGTTTCTGTACCATCTGGGCTGGGCATTATCTCTCCAAAAGCATTCATTTCTCTGCACCACATCTCGGGAGGATGAGAAGAGCTTCTAGTCATGGTAGCATCACTTTCCCTTATAATGCCGGAAACATTATTCTGCAAATTTGGTATAGATCGGGCAGGAGCAAAGTGTCCCAAATCAAATTGAGAATTTATTGTAGAAAAAGTCATTTCTTGGAGAGCTTGGATAGCATTCCGAACCTAGAAAAAATGATTGGGATATGgaaacataaaataatttttttttaaccgtacGAAGTTTTCCTACCTCTATGCTCAGCGCAGCAACGTCATTATGTAAAGAAGTGACTTGAGTATCGAGTCTGTTAACCGATTCAGATGCTGGATTTTGTCTATCTTTATTGCTTAATTCTAAGTTAAGACCTTCGAAAGAATTGCTGTTTTCATTAACGGAACTAGGTGGCATGGCTGACTGAACCGAACGTTGCCGTTCAACTCTTTCTCTTAAAGCAACGAGAGATTTATTGCGACTGTAAACGAAAGCGAGCATTAGTAAAAACTAGATTATATAACTAAACATTATAATATTGATACCTATGGACAAGCTTTGCATGACGCGGACTTAAGCTTGTATTGTGAGCAGGCGATTTAGTTAGCGAGGTATTCAGTGGTG
This sequence is a window from Uranotaenia lowii strain MFRU-FL chromosome 3, ASM2978415v1, whole genome shotgun sequence. Protein-coding genes within it:
- the LOC129755339 gene encoding potassium voltage-gated channel subfamily H member 8 isoform X2, whose product is MMLIGALMHAVVFGNVTAIIQRMYSRRSLYQSKWRDLKDFIVLHQMPKELKQRMQDYFQTMWSLNHGIDIYEILKEFPEELRGDISMHLHREILQLPIFESASQGCLKLLSLHIKANFCAPGEYLVHKGDALSYIYYICNGSMEVMQNDMVVAILGKGDLVGCDISIHLLHSSQVNSGNQGPQDVIVKSSGDVKALTYCDLKSIHLSGLVDVLRLYPEYQQEFASDIQHDLTYNLREGYEAEDEMENNGPCLALPSISEDDENQSDIESCTTSPLNTSLTKSPAHNTSLSPRHAKLVHSRNKSLVALRERVERQRSVQSAMPPSSVNENSNSFEGLNLELSNKDRQNPASESVNRLDTQVTSLHNDVAALSIEVRNAIQALQEMTFSTINSQFDLGHFAPARSIPNLQNNVSGIIRESDATMTRSSSHPPEMWCREMNAFGEIMPSPDGTETFSDQMYRRKSVLSQKILEDISCSTQTENVIDFETLEKVVLAHPHLVLKILGIDPVFNHEVEKGFPLDTITEVTDSGSIISSKVNEQVENINNVNTNFAIQQLEHNQSIYHNVNINDKAMKDISSSISLTAEMNPAVLGKNMQKHVDDTSCAVIIDESLQILKQSAGHHLLRRQETKHRFSAGDADSLEKGLQNINSSRSLGGS